One genomic segment of Magnetococcales bacterium includes these proteins:
- a CDS encoding carbamoyltransferase, producing MAIILGLNAYHGDAAAALVVDGRLLAAVEEERFRRIKHWAGFPSQAIRYCLSEGGISLQQVDVIAINSNPKANLLRKIDHVLRYSPDPGFVLSRLRNARRRHVILNELERHFPNARFAGEIQRVEHHLAHMASAFFVSPFAEAAILSVDGFGDYASALWGVGEAEKITILGRINFPHSLGIFYQAMTQYLGFPHYGDEYKVMGLAPYGEPTYKDAMQRIVRISSNGEYTLDLDFFRHHRENIHYEWDHGAPTSGDLFSPSLEKFLGPRRQPDEVLTARHKDMARSVQAMYETALFHLLQALQRRTGLETLALAGGCAMNSVANGKIHEHTPFRKTYIQPAGGDAGGAIGAAWAVWCGRFGGARPEPMLHAYWGPSYTDDDHAHLLLTHTITLNVAGCTFVKLENGELLTRTAQAIADGKVVGWFQGRMEWGPRALGNRSILCDPRRADMKEILNCKIKRRESFRPFAPAILREAVPEWFETDDDVPFMMKVFQIRAEKRPLIPAVTHVDGSGRLQTVAETANPLYHRLISTFRDISGVPIVLNTSFNENEPIVCQPSEALECFLRTRMDILVMGNWFLMRTPGIDAR from the coding sequence ATGGCCATTATTCTTGGTTTGAACGCTTATCATGGCGACGCCGCCGCTGCGCTTGTGGTGGACGGTCGGCTTTTGGCTGCCGTGGAGGAGGAGCGGTTCCGCCGCATCAAGCACTGGGCCGGTTTTCCCTCCCAGGCCATCCGCTACTGTCTGAGCGAGGGGGGAATCTCCCTGCAACAAGTGGATGTGATTGCCATCAACAGCAACCCGAAGGCCAACTTGCTGCGAAAAATAGACCACGTTCTGCGTTACTCACCGGATCCCGGTTTTGTTCTCTCCCGGCTGCGCAATGCCCGCCGTCGGCACGTCATCCTCAATGAACTGGAGCGGCATTTCCCCAACGCCCGCTTTGCCGGGGAAATCCAGAGAGTCGAGCACCACCTGGCCCATATGGCCTCCGCTTTCTTCGTTTCTCCCTTTGCGGAGGCTGCCATCCTCTCCGTGGACGGTTTCGGGGATTATGCCTCCGCACTCTGGGGGGTGGGCGAAGCGGAAAAAATCACCATCCTTGGCCGGATCAATTTTCCGCACTCCCTGGGCATCTTTTATCAGGCCATGACCCAGTATCTTGGTTTCCCACATTATGGCGATGAGTACAAGGTTATGGGATTGGCTCCCTATGGCGAGCCGACCTACAAAGATGCCATGCAACGTATCGTCCGCATCTCCTCCAACGGCGAATACACGTTGGACCTCGATTTTTTCCGCCATCATCGGGAGAACATTCACTACGAGTGGGACCATGGCGCCCCGACCTCTGGAGATCTGTTTTCACCCTCTCTGGAAAAGTTTCTTGGTCCTCGGCGGCAACCTGACGAGGTGTTGACTGCTCGCCATAAGGACATGGCCCGCTCTGTCCAGGCCATGTACGAGACGGCGTTGTTTCACCTTTTGCAGGCCTTGCAGAGGCGGACGGGCCTGGAGACCCTGGCCCTGGCGGGAGGGTGCGCCATGAACTCCGTGGCCAATGGAAAAATCCATGAGCATACCCCCTTCCGAAAAACATATATCCAACCAGCCGGGGGTGATGCCGGCGGGGCCATTGGCGCGGCATGGGCGGTCTGGTGTGGTCGGTTTGGGGGAGCGCGGCCTGAACCCATGCTCCACGCCTACTGGGGGCCATCCTACACCGACGACGACCATGCACACCTGCTGCTGACTCACACCATCACCCTGAATGTTGCGGGGTGTACGTTCGTCAAGTTGGAAAATGGAGAGCTGTTGACGCGCACTGCCCAGGCTATCGCGGATGGGAAGGTTGTGGGTTGGTTCCAGGGGCGTATGGAGTGGGGACCACGGGCCCTGGGCAACCGGTCCATCCTGTGTGATCCCCGGCGGGCCGACATGAAGGAGATTCTGAACTGCAAAATCAAACGGCGGGAGTCCTTTCGGCCTTTTGCCCCGGCCATTTTGCGCGAAGCCGTCCCCGAATGGTTTGAAACGGACGATGATGTTCCCTTCATGATGAAGGTGTTCCAGATTCGCGCCGAGAAACGGCCCCTCATTCCAGCCGTGACTCACGTTGATGGCTCAGGTCGGTTGCAAACGGTAGCGGAAACCGCCAACCCCCTCTACCACCGATTGATCTCCACTTTCAGGGATATTTCCGGGGTTCCTATTGTTCTCAACACATCCTTCAATGAAAATGAACCCATTGTCTGCCAACCCAGTGAAGCCCTGGAGTGCTTCCTGCGGACCCGGATGGACATTCTGGTGATGGGAAACTGGTTCCTCATGCGAACTCCCGGCATTGATGCGAGGTAA
- a CDS encoding PAS domain-containing protein, whose product MNFFLPLSLRATFFFHLPWASCLVALAVRQENLSWWELLTFFLFVSLLALGSGFLFHSYISRRVARLTDAATKLAAGHLDTRVHLDGSDEFTRLADVFNHSAEAMQDAHRLLESQGEERIRALEVSCRTLRQILDAMPTGIFWKDAFGRYLGCNPCFAQENGLEDSQAIFGLSDMDLPWHEEAPRYRLDDLAILERRESKLVSEVKITSSNLGERWFQISRAPMLDAENRVVGVLGLHVDITHVKKTEQALVEANRKNDEAILKNTLEAIDEGVWDWDITSGTVYFSPRWARMFGFEPHEIHSSLATWQNLLHPEDLTRFEKAVRDHFQGHADHFSLEHRMRHRDGRWMWILDRGRVIERDAHGSPVRMVGANLDITPRKIMEDRLLQAKQEAERANRAKSEFLANMSHEIRTPLNAIINLSYLVSQGELPPVQRDYLKRVQEAGRSLLGILNDILDLSKIDAGQMTLDLVPFQMDDVLSHLAATINSANTQGLEVVFRVHPATPAELLGDPQRLGQVLANLVGNALKFTKKGHILITIEPCQRNKERMALRFAITDTGIGIPDEGRAWIFDSFSQGDNSRSRRYGGAGLGLGICERLVRMMGGDIQLESHPGHGSTFQFTAWFGLSDATSCPVDKSRLASLRHRRVLVIEESALVGETIKELLNFHGMETTLMTTGSHLWDGLESAENMGIPPPFSFLVLDMDASHTDGFATVRRIREIPTQKDVPVLFMVSTRNRDKVQKILDHQEACGLVFKPVIASNLLNSMADLFELSHTFSTQHSAAHTFLESNDWYLPGVDMQAGLHLADGDVSLFRRLLLEFRERHVAFIDILHQAWEGKAIDQVRQHVQLVKTMAGHIGASPLQHAVDAFLVSLDQPEQGQRELAMAVLEARFQELMTGLRAGFSPLANESLFLDNHQTHMLSLDIRRAGELVEALLTSLDLDVAKSHTLSEELVSLFRGTKFEKSGHQIHIELSQFETDAARLLLQDVVCRLKNSEQGVNHSHG is encoded by the coding sequence ATGAACTTTTTTTTACCATTGTCCCTGCGGGCCACCTTTTTCTTTCATCTGCCATGGGCTTCATGTCTGGTGGCCCTGGCCGTTCGGCAGGAAAATCTCTCCTGGTGGGAGCTCCTGACATTTTTCCTGTTCGTCTCCTTGTTGGCCCTGGGATCCGGTTTCTTGTTCCACAGCTACATTTCCCGGCGTGTTGCACGCCTGACGGATGCAGCGACCAAACTGGCTGCGGGTCATCTGGATACCCGGGTTCACCTGGACGGGAGTGACGAGTTCACACGCCTGGCCGATGTTTTTAACCATTCGGCAGAGGCGATGCAGGACGCCCACCGACTTCTGGAGAGTCAGGGTGAGGAGAGAATTCGAGCATTGGAGGTATCTTGCCGCACCCTGCGCCAGATACTCGACGCCATGCCCACCGGGATTTTCTGGAAAGATGCGTTTGGGCGCTACCTCGGTTGCAACCCATGTTTCGCGCAGGAGAACGGACTGGAAGATTCCCAGGCCATTTTCGGTCTCAGTGACATGGATCTGCCCTGGCATGAGGAGGCCCCGCGATACCGGCTTGATGACCTCGCCATTCTGGAACGGAGAGAGTCAAAACTGGTCAGCGAAGTCAAAATAACTTCTTCCAACCTTGGAGAACGATGGTTCCAAATCAGCAGAGCGCCCATGTTGGATGCGGAGAATCGTGTCGTCGGCGTCCTGGGTCTGCACGTGGATATCACCCATGTCAAAAAAACCGAACAGGCCCTCGTGGAGGCGAATCGAAAGAATGACGAAGCAATCCTGAAAAACACCCTGGAAGCCATCGACGAAGGGGTTTGGGATTGGGATATCACCAGTGGAACCGTCTATTTCAGCCCACGCTGGGCGCGTATGTTCGGTTTTGAACCTCACGAAATCCATTCCAGTCTGGCAACCTGGCAAAACCTGCTCCACCCTGAGGATCTGACCCGGTTCGAGAAGGCAGTCAGGGACCATTTTCAAGGACATGCCGACCATTTTTCCCTGGAACATCGCATGCGGCACCGCGATGGCCGTTGGATGTGGATTCTGGACCGGGGCCGGGTCATCGAACGCGATGCGCATGGTTCTCCGGTGCGCATGGTTGGCGCAAACCTGGATATCACCCCGCGCAAAATCATGGAAGATCGTCTGTTGCAGGCCAAACAGGAGGCGGAAAGAGCCAATCGGGCCAAATCGGAATTTCTGGCCAATATGAGCCATGAAATCCGGACTCCGCTGAACGCCATCATCAATCTCAGTTACTTGGTGTCCCAGGGCGAGTTGCCCCCCGTGCAACGGGATTATCTCAAACGGGTCCAGGAGGCAGGACGCTCTTTGCTGGGGATACTCAACGATATCCTGGATCTTTCCAAGATCGATGCTGGCCAGATGACGTTGGACCTTGTTCCATTCCAGATGGACGACGTTTTGTCACACCTTGCCGCCACAATCAACTCGGCCAATACCCAAGGTCTGGAGGTTGTGTTCCGGGTCCACCCTGCCACGCCTGCCGAACTGCTTGGCGACCCGCAACGCCTGGGGCAGGTGCTGGCGAATCTGGTGGGAAACGCCCTGAAATTTACCAAGAAAGGCCATATTCTCATCACCATCGAACCATGCCAGCGCAACAAGGAGCGCATGGCTTTGCGTTTTGCCATTACCGACACCGGCATTGGCATTCCGGACGAGGGCCGGGCATGGATTTTCGATTCCTTCAGCCAGGGGGACAACTCACGCAGCCGACGTTATGGTGGTGCGGGACTTGGCTTGGGCATTTGTGAGAGACTGGTGCGTATGATGGGGGGAGATATTCAACTGGAGAGCCACCCCGGCCATGGCAGCACGTTCCAATTCACCGCCTGGTTCGGCCTTTCTGATGCTACGTCCTGCCCGGTTGACAAATCACGACTCGCATCCCTGCGCCACCGGAGAGTTCTGGTCATCGAGGAGAGTGCCTTGGTGGGGGAAACCATCAAGGAATTGTTGAATTTTCATGGCATGGAGACGACGCTCATGACCACCGGTTCCCATCTCTGGGACGGATTGGAATCTGCTGAAAATATGGGAATCCCCCCCCCTTTTTCCTTTCTCGTTCTGGATATGGATGCCTCCCATACCGATGGCTTTGCAACCGTGCGACGCATTCGTGAAATTCCAACCCAAAAGGATGTGCCCGTTTTGTTCATGGTCTCTACCCGAAATCGGGACAAGGTCCAAAAAATTTTGGATCACCAGGAGGCCTGCGGCTTGGTGTTCAAGCCGGTCATCGCCTCCAACCTGCTGAACAGCATGGCCGATCTTTTTGAACTCAGTCATACTTTTTCAACCCAACACTCTGCGGCCCATACTTTCCTGGAGAGCAACGACTGGTATCTGCCAGGAGTTGACATGCAGGCCGGGTTGCATCTGGCGGATGGGGATGTCAGTCTGTTCCGTCGGCTCTTGCTGGAATTTCGCGAGCGCCATGTTGCGTTCATTGACATTCTCCACCAGGCTTGGGAAGGGAAGGCTATCGATCAGGTTCGTCAACATGTCCAACTGGTCAAAACCATGGCCGGTCACATCGGCGCATCTCCCCTCCAACATGCCGTGGATGCTTTCCTGGTGAGTCTGGACCAGCCTGAACAAGGTCAGCGGGAACTGGCCATGGCCGTCCTTGAAGCCCGATTCCAGGAACTTATGACCGGTTTGCGTGCTGGCTTTTCTCCCTTGGCGAACGAATCCCTGTTCCTGGATAATCACCAGACCCATATGTTGTCACTCGATATCAGGCGTGCTGGCGAGCTGGTCGAGGCGTTGTTGACCAGCCTCGATCTGGACGTAGCCAAATCCCATACGCTTTCCGAGGAGCTCGTAAGCCTGTTCAGGGGAACAAAATTTGAAAAATCCGGGCATCAGATCCACATCGAACTTTCCCAATTTGAAACGGATGCTGCACGGTTATTGCTTCAGGATGTCGTCTGTCGCTTGAAAAACTCAGAGCAGGGTGTCAACCATTCACATGGATAA
- a CDS encoding FkbM family methyltransferase encodes MSILNRLRENIRLVSSTCPGLPDRLKYLSCMYCAKYPWTKWLFGFAWQINFRYPHPVGSLRLLIRNNLGADAFILSEVFHHRYYDLPLPFVPETILDLGANTGLTMIYFSRAYPKARVAGVEPIPENMAVLRENLRLNQVDATLFQSAASVHDGHVEMEIARRDFDHRVLETTHPERFTGRTMKIESISVESILEQLKWKRIGLLKMDIEGHEKILLKKNCAWLNRVDALCVECHDGFDEADLVEISNKWGFALPQKLPILLLVRTGFAAGPSTQDP; translated from the coding sequence ATGAGTATCCTGAACAGGCTGCGCGAAAACATCCGATTGGTTTCCTCAACATGTCCGGGCCTGCCGGATCGTCTCAAATATTTGTCCTGTATGTACTGTGCCAAATATCCATGGACAAAGTGGCTGTTTGGTTTTGCTTGGCAAATCAACTTCCGGTACCCCCATCCGGTGGGTTCCCTTCGGTTGCTGATTCGCAACAATCTCGGTGCGGATGCCTTCATACTCAGTGAGGTTTTCCATCATCGCTATTATGATCTGCCCTTGCCGTTCGTGCCCGAAACCATTTTGGATCTGGGAGCCAATACGGGCCTGACGATGATTTATTTTTCCCGGGCCTACCCCAAGGCGCGTGTAGCTGGCGTGGAACCCATTCCGGAAAACATGGCCGTGCTCCGGGAAAACCTGCGCCTGAATCAAGTGGACGCCACCCTGTTTCAGAGTGCAGCCTCGGTGCATGACGGCCATGTGGAGATGGAGATCGCCCGGCGCGATTTTGATCACCGTGTCCTGGAAACAACGCACCCAGAACGATTTACAGGCCGCACCATGAAGATCGAGTCCATCTCTGTGGAGAGTATTCTTGAGCAACTGAAGTGGAAGCGTATCGGCCTGCTCAAAATGGACATCGAAGGACACGAAAAGATATTATTGAAGAAAAATTGCGCCTGGTTGAATCGTGTGGACGCTCTGTGCGTTGAGTGCCATGACGGTTTCGATGAAGCCGACCTGGTGGAAATATCCAATAAATGGGGCTTCGCTCTCCCCCAAAAACTGCCCATCTTGCTCCTGGTACGTACCGGGTTCGCTGCCGGGCCATCAACACAGGATCCATGA
- a CDS encoding BrnA antitoxin family protein codes for MPETYMGFILPTSEEEEAIARGIAEDPDTYVPTDDEFRAMRPLRGRPVAPDKKILLSVRYSPDVVEFFKATGPGWQTRMNDALLEWVASHR; via the coding sequence ATGCCAGAGACATACATGGGATTCATCCTTCCCACTTCTGAAGAGGAGGAAGCTATCGCCCGTGGCATTGCAGAGGATCCAGACACGTATGTGCCGACTGACGATGAGTTTAGGGCCATGCGCCCCCTGCGAGGCAGGCCGGTTGCCCCTGATAAGAAGATTCTGTTATCCGTGCGGTATTCGCCGGATGTTGTAGAGTTCTTCAAGGCTACAGGTCCAGGCTGGCAAACACGCATGAATGACGCCCTGCTGGAGTGGGTGGCATCGCACAGGTGA
- a CDS encoding BrnT family toxin, whose product MKIEFDSAKDRVNRMKHGESLRGAIDLDWERLLATSDYRHDYGEPRQVGYAPKGNRLYCVVFVDR is encoded by the coding sequence ATAAAGATTGAGTTTGATTCTGCCAAGGACAGGGTCAATCGCATGAAGCATGGGGAGTCCCTGCGCGGCGCGATAGATCTTGATTGGGAGAGACTTCTTGCCACTTCGGATTACCGGCACGACTACGGGGAGCCTCGCCAGGTTGGCTACGCACCAAAAGGGAACAGGCTGTACTGCGTCGTGTTTGTAGACCGTTGA
- a CDS encoding SpoIIE family protein phosphatase translates to MDNSIRPEKPRILVVDDVVDNLRILTILLQGDYVVMAAKSGQKALELAHAHPKPDLILLDVMMPEMDGFEVCRRLKEDALTWDIPVIFVTALDEEKDEAYGFKVGGVDYISKPYRPPIIRARVQTHISLQSAVTKLRTQKELLSIERSMVENIILRMRSSLAPASDPHIRTLETPVEKTTGDILLAERRHDGVLHVFLGDFTGHGLSAAVGGPMVVDIFHAMTIKNFSMEEILQEINKKLYKKLPHNLFLAAIFIELTHDFRQIRVWNGGMPSLLIFRQDFAVEEIPPKYFPLGILPEVETSNVIQSATLLPQERIVAFSDGIIEMMDADSQMFGSQRLIDVLRQIFRNTEPLSILEDHLKNFRKDTPQMDDITMVELSSF, encoded by the coding sequence ATGGATAACTCCATTCGTCCGGAAAAACCCAGAATTCTTGTTGTTGATGATGTGGTGGACAACCTGCGCATCCTGACCATCCTGTTGCAGGGCGATTATGTCGTCATGGCCGCCAAGAGTGGGCAAAAAGCCCTGGAGTTGGCCCATGCTCATCCCAAACCGGATCTCATCCTGTTGGATGTCATGATGCCCGAGATGGACGGATTCGAGGTGTGCCGGCGCCTGAAGGAAGATGCATTGACCTGGGATATCCCCGTCATCTTCGTCACCGCCCTGGATGAAGAAAAGGATGAGGCCTACGGCTTCAAGGTGGGCGGGGTTGACTATATCTCCAAACCCTATCGTCCCCCCATTATCCGGGCGCGTGTGCAAACCCATATCTCCCTGCAATCCGCTGTGACCAAGTTGCGTACTCAAAAGGAACTGCTCTCGATTGAACGCAGCATGGTCGAAAACATCATCCTCAGGATGCGGAGTTCCCTCGCTCCGGCCAGTGACCCCCATATCCGCACCTTGGAAACGCCCGTGGAGAAAACCACGGGTGATATTCTGCTGGCCGAACGCCGCCATGATGGCGTTTTACACGTCTTCCTCGGCGATTTCACCGGACATGGCCTTTCGGCTGCTGTCGGTGGCCCCATGGTGGTGGATATCTTTCACGCCATGACAATCAAAAATTTTTCCATGGAGGAGATTCTCCAGGAAATCAACAAAAAACTTTATAAAAAACTTCCCCATAATCTTTTTCTTGCTGCCATATTTATTGAACTTACACATGATTTTCGGCAGATTCGCGTCTGGAATGGCGGGATGCCATCTCTGCTGATTTTTCGACAAGATTTTGCAGTCGAAGAGATTCCACCCAAATACTTTCCCTTGGGTATCTTGCCTGAAGTTGAGACGTCGAATGTCATTCAATCGGCAACCCTTCTTCCGCAAGAGCGTATTGTTGCATTTTCTGACGGTATCATCGAGATGATGGACGCTGACAGCCAGATGTTTGGGTCGCAGCGTCTGATTGATGTTTTGCGGCAAATTTTTAGAAACACGGAACCTTTGTCGATCCTGGAAGATCATCTAAAAAATTTTCGTAAAGACACACCACAAATGGATGACATTACCATGGTCGAACTGAGTTCCTTTTGA
- a CDS encoding glycosyltransferase family 2 protein, producing the protein MLDQITPVILTCNESPNIGRTLEKLWWASRVVVLDSFSTDTTRDMAVSFPNVDFHQRFFDTHAQQWNVAIHDIIIEEDAWILALDADYQVSEALTRELTKLRPSAKTVGYMARFRYCIDGKPLRGTLYPDKVVLFRRSCGRYYQDGHTQALAIDGHVEFLRHPIDHDDRKSLSYWLQAQDRYMRLEADHILSTPWMKLSWPDRLRRLCFVAPFLVLIKCLLLKGGILDGRPGLYYAAQRSLSEILLTLRLLERRMGLEDVTPP; encoded by the coding sequence ATGCTGGATCAAATCACCCCGGTCATCCTGACCTGCAACGAATCTCCCAACATCGGGCGAACCCTGGAAAAGCTGTGGTGGGCCTCTCGGGTTGTCGTTTTGGACAGCTTCAGCACCGATACCACCCGTGACATGGCTGTCTCCTTTCCCAACGTCGATTTTCACCAGCGCTTTTTCGATACCCATGCACAGCAATGGAATGTCGCGATCCACGACATCATCATCGAAGAGGATGCCTGGATTTTGGCCCTGGATGCGGATTATCAGGTATCGGAAGCATTGACCCGAGAGCTGACCAAATTACGTCCCTCGGCCAAAACAGTTGGTTATATGGCCAGGTTCCGCTACTGTATCGACGGCAAACCGCTGCGTGGCACGCTCTATCCGGACAAGGTCGTCCTGTTTCGCCGCTCCTGCGGTCGCTACTACCAGGATGGCCATACCCAGGCCCTGGCCATCGATGGCCATGTGGAGTTCCTGCGGCACCCCATCGATCATGATGATCGCAAATCGTTGAGCTACTGGCTACAGGCCCAGGACCGGTACATGCGCCTGGAGGCGGATCACATCCTCTCCACACCCTGGATGAAACTCTCCTGGCCAGACCGGTTGCGGCGCCTCTGTTTTGTAGCGCCCTTTCTGGTGTTGATCAAATGCCTGTTATTGAAGGGGGGCATCCTGGACGGGCGTCCTGGTTTATATTATGCCGCCCAAAGGAGCCTGAGCGAAATATTGCTGACCCTGCGCCTGCTGGAGCGGCGTATGGGACTTGAGGATGTCACACCCCCATGA
- a CDS encoding ABC transporter ATP-binding protein, with protein sequence MTISPSLAHVRFLGIYRVTRRLMKYYPWHLPGLIGVMVIGGFLEGFGVALLVPILDLAMAKPVEVQGISGIFLKLFQASGISLTLVSGLVFFLFVFAMQVATTFFRERMSGWLCARFLGELRHRLFQSIFAADWPFFTTAKKSDLANTLTDEVTRAVNMLLYYSPLISNMITVIIYAGVACLVSWRLTIGVLTVGGVVVFFMRSLLRRGLNIGEEITLRNTHYKGIILEYMDNAKIVKAGAMEKLAVQQADQASEKVALAWFSTVSLPALNRAVFELVTVSQLCLAIYIGVAQIGMDLPSILILLFVFYRFIPRFQQFIHLYFAVMANLPGLENVEGVLENARRHQDSWRPGQGVAFRGIQSGMQLRQVCFSYGAGRPVLSDIDLDIQRGATVALVGGSGGGKSTLMDLIMGLLHPVSGTILLDGQPLTNYDPVDWRRAIGYVSQQTFLLHDTIAANIGWGSQNPQDMENIQESARKAQADTFIQQLPAGYDTLIGDQGVRLSGGQRQRIALARALARQPELLVLDEATSALDSQSEALVQQTIDRLAKTMTILLIAHRFSTVRQADVIIVLKEGRIVDRGSWGELSNRPGYFLELLHQQQNVDTTGADQHHDP encoded by the coding sequence TTGACCATCTCCCCATCTCTGGCCCATGTCAGGTTTTTGGGAATCTATCGGGTCACCCGGCGCCTGATGAAATATTATCCGTGGCATCTGCCCGGTTTGATCGGGGTTATGGTCATAGGTGGATTTTTGGAGGGTTTTGGGGTTGCCCTTCTGGTTCCGATCCTTGATCTGGCCATGGCCAAGCCTGTGGAAGTCCAGGGGATCAGCGGCATTTTTTTAAAGCTTTTTCAGGCCTCCGGCATCTCCCTGACCCTGGTATCGGGCCTGGTATTTTTCCTGTTCGTCTTTGCCATGCAGGTCGCAACCACTTTTTTTCGCGAACGGATGTCGGGATGGTTGTGCGCCCGTTTTCTGGGAGAACTTCGTCACCGGCTCTTTCAATCCATCTTCGCGGCGGATTGGCCGTTTTTTACGACTGCCAAAAAGAGTGACCTGGCCAATACCCTGACCGATGAAGTGACACGCGCTGTCAACATGCTGCTTTATTACTCCCCGCTGATCAGCAACATGATTACAGTTATCATTTATGCCGGGGTCGCCTGTCTTGTCTCCTGGCGTCTGACGATCGGCGTGCTGACCGTGGGAGGAGTCGTCGTATTTTTCATGCGATCCCTGTTGCGGCGTGGCCTGAATATTGGCGAGGAGATCACGCTGCGGAACACACATTACAAAGGAATCATCCTCGAATACATGGACAATGCCAAGATTGTCAAGGCTGGCGCCATGGAAAAACTGGCCGTGCAGCAGGCCGACCAGGCCTCGGAAAAGGTCGCCCTCGCCTGGTTCAGCACTGTATCCCTCCCCGCCTTGAACCGGGCCGTTTTTGAACTGGTCACGGTCAGCCAGCTTTGCCTGGCCATTTACATCGGCGTTGCACAGATCGGCATGGACCTGCCAAGCATATTGATCCTGCTCTTTGTATTCTACAGATTCATACCACGGTTTCAGCAATTCATTCATCTCTATTTTGCCGTCATGGCCAATCTTCCTGGATTGGAAAATGTCGAGGGGGTGTTGGAAAATGCCCGGAGACATCAAGATTCCTGGCGTCCTGGCCAGGGGGTGGCTTTTCGAGGCATTCAGTCAGGAATGCAACTGCGGCAGGTTTGTTTTTCCTATGGAGCAGGAAGACCGGTGCTGTCCGACATCGATCTCGACATCCAGCGTGGCGCCACCGTGGCCCTGGTTGGGGGATCGGGAGGTGGCAAGAGCACGTTGATGGATCTGATCATGGGACTCCTCCATCCCGTCAGCGGTACCATTCTGCTGGACGGGCAGCCGTTGACCAACTACGATCCTGTCGATTGGCGTCGTGCCATCGGCTATGTGTCCCAACAAACTTTCTTGCTTCACGACACCATCGCCGCCAATATCGGCTGGGGTTCACAAAATCCGCAGGACATGGAAAACATTCAGGAAAGCGCTCGCAAAGCCCAGGCTGACACGTTCATTCAGCAACTTCCCGCCGGGTACGATACCCTCATCGGGGACCAGGGGGTGCGCCTTTCCGGTGGCCAACGACAACGGATCGCCCTGGCGCGCGCCCTGGCCCGACAACCCGAATTGCTTGTCCTGGACGAAGCAACGAGCGCCCTGGACAGCCAATCCGAAGCTTTGGTACAGCAAACGATCGACCGGTTGGCCAAAACCATGACCATTCTCCTGATCGCTCACCGTTTCTCGACGGTTCGCCAGGCTGATGTCATCATCGTGCTGAAGGAGGGCCGCATCGTTGATCGGGGATCCTGGGGTGAGTTGTCCAACCGTCCCGGCTATTTCCTGGAATTGTTGCATCAACAACAGAACGTCGATACCACAGGGGCCGACCAGCATCATGATCCTTGA